The following nucleotide sequence is from Herpetosiphon gulosus.
TCGTAATGGTAACGTTATTTGCCTCAGCGATTCTATTGCCTTTCTATTTCCAGCAAATTCGCCAGTTCAATACCCTGCAAACCGGGCTTTTTTTGCTGCCTGGCGGAGCATTGATGGGATTTAGTGGGCTATTCGTGGGTCGGATCTTTGATCGCTCGGGGCCACGCATGCTGGTTATCGGGGGCATGGTGCTCGTTGTAGTGGCACTGTGGCAATGGACTTTCTTGAATGCCACGACCTCTGTGATCTGGCTGCTAAGTCTCCATGTGATTTTCAGTTTAGGTCTTGCCTGTTTGTTCACGCCAATTCTCACAACTGGACTTAACCAATTGCCCCAAGCGCTGCACTCCCATGGCACAGCGATCTCCAACACGCTTCAGCAAGTTGCCGGAGCGATTGGAACAGCATTATTAATTACGATTATGAGTGCAGGTCAAGCCCAGCCTGGACAAACCGTCGCGCCTGATCCATTAGCTGATTTGACCATTGGCATCCAAAATGCCTTCGTGGTGGCAGCTGTAATAGCCTTGGTTGGCTTGGTGCTAGCATTTTTTCTCCGCCGCACGGGCGAACCAACCGGAGAGCCAACATTTATTCACTAATGGCACTGAATATGCCTATTGGGACTAAAAACAAAACCACCAGCCGAGGCACAACCTCGGCTGGTGTGGTTAACATCTGCTTGCGCTAGCTCAACCATTGGGCGACTCGTTGTTGCATCGCATCCATGCCCAATTGGCCATAGATTGTATAAGCTTGCTGCCATGCCGCTTGGGCTTTGGTTATTTGATCTTGACGCTGCCAATGCTCAGCCAAGGCCAGCTGAATCGCGGCAACTTCAGCTTGCGAACCACTAGCTTCGGCCATGCTCAAGGCCTGTTCAAAGCAGCCCAGTGGGGTGGTTGGCAAACTTGGCGGCAACAAAATTGGTGCATTCAATTGGCTCAAGGCACTGCCCAAAACCCGTAGTGCTGCACATAGCTCAAGAGTTTGTTGGCGTTCGCGAGCAGCATGATGCGCTTGGACAATATGGCGAATCGCCTCATCAGGATAGCCCAAGCCAATCGCGGCCTCAGCCCGAAAACGGTAGGTTTCAGCAATGCCATACCACGTGGTCGAACGAGCTAGTTCGAATGCTTCGTTCAGGGTAGCGATAGCAGTTTCGTAGGTTCCCAACCCCACTAATGCCCCACCCAAATTGCTCAAAAACATAATTAACCGTTCAGGATTACGCAACTCGCGGCCAATTACCAAGGCTTGTTGATACAACTCAACCGCATGCTGAAAATCGCCACGATGGCGGGCAGCCTCGCCCATGACATTCAGCATGCGGCCTTCATCTTCGCGCTGACCAAGTTGGCGGTGTAATCCGAGGCCTTCGGTAAATAGCTGCTCGGCTAGAGCAAATTGGCCTTGCAAGACATTCATATAGCCATGGGTTTTCAGCGCCAAGGCCAAACTATGGGTATCATTGGCTTCACGCGCGATCGCCACCGCCGCTTGACTGGTTTGCCAAGCCTGATGCAATTGGCCTTGATAGCTGGCAATCCAACTCATGCGCA
It contains:
- a CDS encoding MFS transporter; this encodes MFIFVIPIALAVLAYGYLRLVNVGKLQAASLDRTSILLAAIGFGGLVYGFSRAGEPGSSLTEPIVLAAIGMGLVGIALFAWRQTRLASPLLDLRVFRFPMFTLSVVLMMVVMVTLFASAILLPFYFQQIRQFNTLQTGLFLLPGGALMGFSGLFVGRIFDRSGPRMLVIGGMVLVVVALWQWTFLNATTSVIWLLSLHVIFSLGLACLFTPILTTGLNQLPQALHSHGTAISNTLQQVAGAIGTALLITIMSAGQAQPGQTVAPDPLADLTIGIQNAFVVAAVIALVGLVLAFFLRRTGEPTGEPTFIH